A genomic segment from Bacillus cereus G9842 encodes:
- the murC gene encoding UDP-N-acetylmuramate--L-alanine ligase has protein sequence MTVYHFVGIKGTGMSSLAQILHDMKHTVQGSDYEKRFFTQTALEKRSISILPFDKNNVEEGQVIIAGNAFPDTHEEIVAAKELNIPVHRYHHFLGDLMSQYTSVAVTGAHGKTSTTGLLAHVMQGAHPTSYLIGDGTGHGVENSKYFVFEACEYRRHFLSYNPDYAIMTNIDFDHPDYFADINDVFSAFQEMALQVKKGIIACGDDEELQKIQAKVPVIFYGFGEDNDFQARNIQKRTDGTIFDVFVRNTYYDTFKITGYGNHSVLNALAVIALCHYENVDVEAVKHQLTTFEGVKRRFNEKPMGEQVIIDDYAHHPTEINATIEAARQKHPEREVVAVFQPHTFSRTEKFLDEFAESLSKADQVYLCDIFGSARENKGELTIEDLQKRIDGAELITDTTTDVLKKHKNGVLIFMGAGDIQKFEAAYVKEVQVAEK, from the coding sequence ATGACAGTTTACCATTTTGTAGGAATTAAAGGAACAGGAATGAGTTCATTAGCGCAAATTCTTCATGATATGAAGCATACTGTTCAAGGGTCTGATTATGAAAAGCGTTTCTTTACACAAACAGCGTTAGAAAAGCGTAGTATCTCGATCCTTCCTTTTGATAAGAATAATGTAGAAGAAGGACAAGTGATTATTGCAGGAAATGCATTTCCTGATACGCATGAAGAAATCGTAGCAGCAAAAGAATTAAACATCCCAGTACATCGTTACCATCACTTCTTAGGTGACCTTATGAGCCAATACACAAGTGTTGCTGTAACTGGTGCACACGGAAAGACATCAACAACAGGTTTGTTAGCCCATGTAATGCAAGGTGCACATCCTACATCTTACCTTATTGGAGATGGAACAGGGCATGGGGTAGAAAATAGTAAGTATTTTGTATTTGAAGCTTGTGAGTATCGTCGTCATTTCTTGTCTTACAATCCAGACTATGCAATTATGACGAATATTGATTTTGATCATCCAGATTATTTTGCAGACATCAATGATGTATTCAGTGCATTCCAAGAGATGGCATTGCAAGTGAAAAAAGGCATTATTGCATGTGGAGATGATGAAGAACTTCAAAAAATTCAAGCGAAAGTACCTGTTATTTTCTATGGATTTGGAGAAGATAATGATTTCCAAGCACGTAACATCCAAAAGAGAACAGATGGCACGATATTCGATGTATTCGTTCGTAATACGTACTATGACACGTTCAAAATTACAGGATACGGCAATCACAGCGTATTAAATGCGTTAGCAGTAATCGCACTTTGCCATTATGAAAACGTTGATGTAGAAGCAGTAAAACATCAATTAACAACTTTTGAAGGCGTAAAACGTCGCTTTAATGAAAAGCCGATGGGAGAGCAAGTTATTATCGATGACTACGCACACCATCCGACAGAAATTAATGCAACGATTGAAGCAGCTCGTCAAAAACATCCAGAGCGTGAAGTTGTCGCTGTATTCCAGCCGCATACATTCTCACGTACAGAAAAGTTCTTAGATGAGTTCGCTGAAAGCTTAAGCAAAGCTGATCAAGTATACTTATGTGATATTTTCGGATCAGCACGCGAAAACAAAGGTGAATTAACAATTGAAGATCTGCAAAAGCGTATTGATGGTGCAGAACTAATTACAGATACAACAACGGATGTATTAAAGAAACATAAAAACGGCGTTCTAATTTTCATGGGCGCAGGTGACATCCAAAAATTCGAAGCAGCTTACGTAAAAGAAGTTCAAGTTGCAGAGAAATAA
- the ytxJ gene encoding bacillithiol system redox-active protein YtxJ: MNMTKLETIEELEVLVEKNEPYVLFKHSTTCPISHGAYTEFQAYCSEEREVPAYYLYVQDARDVSNRVAEQYSIRHESPQVLYIKDGMVVWNTSHWNIKKDALEENIK; this comes from the coding sequence ATGAATATGACAAAGCTTGAAACAATTGAAGAGCTTGAAGTCTTAGTAGAAAAGAATGAGCCGTATGTTCTTTTTAAACATAGTACGACATGCCCGATTAGTCACGGTGCATACACAGAATTTCAAGCGTATTGCAGTGAAGAAAGAGAAGTGCCAGCGTATTACTTATACGTACAAGATGCGAGAGATGTGTCAAATCGTGTTGCAGAACAATACAGTATTAGACATGAATCACCGCAAGTGTTATACATAAAAGATGGGATGGTAGTATGGAATACATCTCATTGGAATATTAAAAAAGATGCTTTAGAAGAGAATATAAAGTAA
- the ccpA gene encoding catabolite control protein A produces MNVTIYDVAREANVSMATVSRVVNGNPNVKPTTRKKVLEAIDRLGYRPNAVARGLASKKTTTVGVIIPDISNTFYAELARGIEDIATMYKYNIILSNSDQNKEKEFHLLNTMLGKQVDGIVFMGEDITDIHIEEFKKSPVPIVLAASFDEQNETPSVNIDYTQAAYDAMKHFIEQGHKRIGFVSGPFIDKAGSAKKLQGYKKALEEEGISYDENLVIDGDYTYDSGIEAFEKLWSNDEKPTAIFVSSDEMALGVIHAAQDAGLNVPTDVEVLGFDNTRLALMVRPQLSTVVQPMYDIGAVAMRLLTKYMNKEKVEDHTVILPHRIQFRDSTK; encoded by the coding sequence ATGAACGTAACAATCTATGATGTAGCGCGCGAAGCGAACGTTTCAATGGCTACCGTATCACGCGTTGTGAACGGTAACCCAAATGTAAAGCCTACAACAAGAAAGAAAGTATTAGAAGCAATTGATCGTTTAGGATACCGTCCAAATGCGGTAGCACGTGGACTAGCAAGTAAGAAGACAACTACGGTAGGTGTTATTATTCCTGATATCTCAAATACGTTTTATGCAGAACTTGCACGTGGAATTGAAGATATCGCAACAATGTACAAATATAACATCATTTTAAGTAACTCTGATCAAAACAAAGAGAAAGAGTTCCATCTATTAAATACGATGCTTGGAAAACAAGTGGACGGAATTGTTTTCATGGGTGAAGATATTACAGACATTCACATTGAAGAATTTAAAAAATCTCCAGTACCAATTGTATTAGCAGCGTCATTTGATGAGCAAAATGAAACGCCATCAGTAAATATTGATTATACACAAGCAGCTTACGATGCAATGAAGCACTTTATCGAGCAAGGACATAAGCGTATCGGTTTCGTCTCTGGTCCATTCATTGATAAAGCGGGAAGCGCGAAGAAGTTACAAGGTTATAAAAAAGCTTTAGAAGAAGAAGGTATTTCATATGATGAAAATCTTGTAATCGATGGAGATTACACATATGACTCAGGTATCGAAGCATTCGAAAAGCTTTGGAGCAATGATGAAAAGCCAACAGCAATCTTCGTGTCTTCTGATGAAATGGCACTAGGTGTAATCCATGCAGCACAAGATGCTGGATTAAACGTACCAACTGACGTAGAAGTACTTGGTTTCGATAATACACGCCTTGCATTAATGGTTCGTCCGCAGCTTTCAACAGTTGTACAACCGATGTATGATATCGGTGCAGTAGCAATGCGTCTATTAACAAAGTATATGAACAAAGAAAAAGTGGAAGATCACACTGTTATCTTACCTCACCGTATCCAATTTAGAGATTCAACGAAATAA
- a CDS encoding DUF4288 domain-containing protein, with product MYAVKLLFESVHSGEPHPMKMDEHYEENHDTLFEESIILVKANSLEEAHELGEKIAIQSEHTYDNMYDEQITWTFRKVLHVFELDDTPFETGKELYAKFLHVKKNETVDTVIEKYYPEYE from the coding sequence GTGTACGCTGTAAAATTATTGTTTGAGTCTGTTCATTCTGGTGAGCCTCATCCTATGAAAATGGATGAGCATTATGAAGAGAATCACGATACACTTTTTGAAGAAAGTATTATTCTTGTTAAAGCAAACAGTTTAGAAGAAGCTCATGAACTAGGTGAAAAGATAGCTATACAATCGGAGCACACATACGATAATATGTATGATGAGCAAATCACATGGACGTTCCGAAAAGTGTTACATGTGTTTGAATTAGACGATACGCCATTTGAAACTGGAAAAGAATTGTACGCAAAATTTTTACACGTTAAGAAAAATGAAACTGTAGATACAGTAATTGAAAAATATTATCCTGAATATGAATAA
- a CDS encoding DMT family transporter has protein sequence MKNKVYTQLLGFAIFTGGTFNASKYAVQYFEAIHIAAWRFGIAAFVMLCLLKIRKDFDLEVWMQNRTYYLLLGIVGVFGFNFFFFLGMKYTEAVNGALIMATNPLVTTLLASVILREKIVKRQAIGMLLALIGVVFVLTQGSFTILQHLSFSKGDFYILLGNICWALYGVLGRRFIKTGNPIQTTTYTMTIGALAFIIISSTQKSIVPVLEIPWLAWGAILFMAIGMSVLGYLWWNNGIAQIGAARTSLFFNLVPVVTILISFIEGVNITSAQSVGMILVITGILYSSGFIQRKSKESVNI, from the coding sequence ATGAAAAATAAAGTATATACGCAGTTATTAGGTTTTGCGATATTTACTGGTGGGACATTTAATGCTTCGAAATATGCGGTGCAGTATTTCGAAGCAATTCATATAGCAGCATGGCGTTTTGGGATTGCTGCATTTGTGATGTTATGTTTGTTAAAAATACGAAAAGATTTTGATTTGGAAGTATGGATGCAGAATAGGACCTATTATCTTTTGCTAGGTATTGTTGGTGTATTCGGCTTTAACTTCTTTTTCTTTTTAGGAATGAAATATACAGAAGCTGTTAATGGTGCACTTATTATGGCGACAAATCCTCTCGTTACGACGCTGTTAGCAAGTGTCATTTTACGAGAGAAAATTGTGAAGCGTCAAGCAATTGGAATGTTACTTGCACTAATTGGCGTTGTTTTTGTACTTACACAAGGTTCGTTTACAATACTACAACATTTATCATTTTCAAAAGGGGATTTTTATATTTTATTAGGGAATATTTGCTGGGCGTTATACGGCGTGCTAGGCAGAAGGTTTATTAAAACTGGTAATCCAATACAAACGACGACATATACGATGACTATTGGTGCACTTGCCTTTATTATCATATCTTCTACACAAAAAAGTATAGTACCAGTTTTAGAAATTCCTTGGTTGGCATGGGGAGCGATTCTCTTTATGGCAATTGGAATGAGTGTGCTTGGTTACTTATGGTGGAATAATGGAATTGCTCAAATTGGGGCAGCAAGGACATCTTTATTTTTTAATCTAGTGCCTGTTGTTACAATACTTATTTCTTTTATTGAAGGAGTCAATATAACATCTGCACAATCTGTAGGAATGATATTAGTTATTACGGGAATATTGTATTCTTCTGGTTTTATACAAAGAAAATCAAAAGAAAGTGTTAATATTTAA
- a CDS encoding MerR family transcriptional regulator, whose protein sequence is MYKIGEVAELTGMSIHTLRYYEKLGLLPPPTRNSGIRQYTEGDVRLLKFLYSLKQTGMSLEEIAEFASDGCIIEEIRQKKEEVPAKVKKRISILTTHLERLKEQQEQLQKVVQLTEEKLEIYYGFLEEKDLEAGNEK, encoded by the coding sequence ATGTATAAAATCGGCGAAGTAGCAGAATTAACAGGGATGAGCATTCACACTTTGCGCTACTATGAGAAATTAGGTTTATTACCACCACCAACGCGAAATAGCGGTATTCGTCAATATACAGAAGGCGATGTACGTTTATTAAAATTTTTATATTCATTAAAACAAACTGGGATGTCATTAGAAGAGATAGCTGAGTTTGCAAGTGATGGGTGCATTATAGAGGAAATTAGGCAGAAGAAAGAGGAAGTACCAGCGAAAGTAAAAAAGAGAATTTCCATTTTAACAACTCACTTGGAGCGATTAAAAGAACAGCAGGAACAATTGCAAAAAGTTGTTCAGCTAACGGAGGAGAAGTTAGAAATTTATTATGGTTTTCTAGAAGAAAAAGACTTGGAGGCCGGCAATGAAAAATAA
- a CDS encoding nicotinate phosphoribosyltransferase: MKEIELKLKGEINRLTNKTFKFDERVGEGWFSAVYFLKTREIIEEFRPKSVVTMQFFQKENAVLCGTDEVIALLQTFAKNPEELEINSLKDGDKISPFETVLTIHGPYENFGFLEGVIDGILARRTSVATNVYNVVQAARSVDKEKPVIFMGDRDDHYTQQAGDGYAAYIGGMSAQATHAMNEWWGRSGMGTMPHALIQMFNGDVVEAAKAYHKKFPEDELVVLIDYNNDVITDALRVAREFGSTLKGVRVDTSRTMIDQYFIRHPEVLGTFDPRGVNPSLVFALRKALDEEGFQHVDIVVTGGFDEKRIREFEAQKVPVDIYGVGSSLLKMNIGFTGDNVELNGKPEAKAGRKYRPNPRLERVQLEKREDM; encoded by the coding sequence ATGAAAGAAATTGAATTAAAATTAAAAGGTGAAATAAATCGACTAACAAATAAAACATTTAAATTTGACGAACGAGTTGGAGAAGGTTGGTTCTCCGCGGTTTACTTTTTAAAAACTAGAGAAATTATTGAAGAATTTCGCCCGAAAAGTGTTGTAACGATGCAATTTTTCCAAAAAGAAAATGCAGTTCTTTGCGGAACAGATGAAGTAATTGCATTGCTACAAACATTCGCTAAAAATCCTGAGGAACTTGAAATTAACTCTTTAAAAGATGGCGATAAAATTAGTCCATTTGAAACAGTGTTAACAATTCATGGTCCTTATGAGAATTTCGGATTTTTAGAAGGTGTTATTGATGGGATTTTAGCTCGTCGTACATCGGTTGCAACAAACGTATATAATGTTGTCCAAGCTGCGCGTAGTGTAGATAAAGAAAAACCAGTTATTTTCATGGGAGATCGTGACGATCATTATACACAACAAGCTGGTGACGGTTATGCAGCATACATCGGAGGTATGAGCGCACAAGCGACGCATGCAATGAATGAATGGTGGGGCAGAAGTGGTATGGGAACAATGCCTCACGCATTAATTCAAATGTTTAATGGTGATGTTGTAGAAGCGGCAAAAGCATATCATAAGAAATTTCCAGAAGATGAATTAGTTGTACTAATTGATTACAATAATGATGTTATTACAGATGCACTTCGTGTAGCGCGTGAATTTGGATCAACATTAAAAGGTGTGCGTGTAGATACGTCTCGCACAATGATTGATCAATACTTTATTCGCCACCCAGAAGTACTTGGAACATTTGATCCACGTGGTGTAAATCCATCTCTTGTATTTGCACTTCGCAAGGCGCTTGATGAAGAAGGATTCCAGCATGTAGACATCGTTGTAACTGGTGGATTTGATGAAAAGCGTATTCGTGAATTTGAAGCTCAAAAGGTACCTGTTGACATATATGGGGTAGGGAGTAGCTTGTTAAAAATGAATATTGGTTTTACTGGTGATAATGTAGAATTAAATGGGAAACCAGAAGCAAAAGCTGGTCGTAAATATCGTCCAAACCCACGTTTAGAGCGTGTTCAATTAGAAAAAAGAGAAGATATGTAA
- a CDS encoding aminopeptidase — translation MKDPRIEKLAYNLINYSICLQKGEKVLIENFGLQKELVTALVKEAYAAGGFPFVSLKDHQVDRSLLMGATEEHFEQIAAYEASVMKDMDAYIGLRSGDNINEQADVPSERMKVHGQTVGKKVHRDIRVPKTRWVVLRYPNASMAQLAKMSTEAFEDFYFEVCNLDYGKMDKAMDSLVTLMNKTDKVRLTGPGTDLTFSIKDIPAIKCSGHLNIPDGEVYSAPVRDSVNGTVSYNTPSPYNGYTFENVQLKFENGQIVEATANDSERINKIFDTDEGARYVGEFAIGVNPYILHPMGDILFDEKIDGSFHFTPGQAYDDAWNGNNSNIHWDLVCIQRPEYGGGEIYFDDVLIRKDGRFVVPELEALNPENLK, via the coding sequence ATGAAAGATCCACGTATTGAAAAGTTAGCATACAATTTAATTAACTACTCTATTTGCTTACAAAAAGGCGAAAAAGTATTAATTGAAAACTTTGGCTTACAAAAAGAACTTGTAACTGCACTTGTAAAAGAAGCATATGCAGCTGGTGGTTTCCCATTCGTCTCTTTAAAAGATCATCAAGTAGATCGCTCTTTATTAATGGGTGCTACTGAAGAACATTTCGAACAAATCGCTGCATATGAAGCAAGCGTAATGAAAGACATGGACGCTTATATCGGTCTTCGCTCTGGCGATAATATTAATGAACAGGCTGACGTTCCAAGTGAGCGCATGAAAGTTCATGGCCAAACAGTTGGGAAAAAAGTTCATAGAGATATTCGCGTTCCAAAAACACGTTGGGTTGTTCTTCGCTACCCAAATGCTTCTATGGCACAGCTTGCTAAAATGAGCACAGAAGCTTTCGAAGACTTCTACTTCGAAGTTTGTAACTTAGACTACGGTAAAATGGATAAGGCGATGGATAGCCTTGTTACATTAATGAATAAAACAGATAAAGTTCGTTTAACTGGTCCTGGAACTGACTTAACATTCTCTATTAAAGACATTCCAGCTATTAAATGCTCAGGTCATTTAAACATTCCAGACGGTGAAGTATACTCTGCACCAGTTCGTGATTCTGTTAACGGTACAGTTTCTTACAACACACCATCTCCTTACAACGGTTATACATTTGAAAATGTACAACTTAAGTTCGAGAACGGTCAAATCGTTGAAGCAACTGCAAACGATTCAGAACGCATTAACAAAATCTTCGATACAGACGAAGGCGCACGCTACGTTGGTGAGTTCGCAATCGGCGTAAACCCATACATCTTACATCCAATGGGAGACATCCTATTCGATGAAAAAATCGATGGCAGCTTCCACTTCACTCCTGGACAAGCTTACGACGATGCATGGAACGGTAACAACTCGAACATCCATTGGGACTTAGTATGCATCCAACGCCCTGAATACGGCGGCGGTGAAATTTACTTCGACGACGTACTAATCCGTAAAGACGGACGCTTCGTTGTACCTGAATTAGAAGCTTTAAATCCAGAGAACTTAAAATAA
- a CDS encoding GNAT family N-acetyltransferase, translated as MFTLRVDDEIELQLLEKHHKEELYQLIDQNRNHLRKWLPWVDGTKSADAYDEIFPMWLKKFAEGDGFESGIRYKGKLVGMVGIHPVSWGKRAASLGYYLAEDAGGKGVMTRSVKAVLHYAFENLKLNKMEIRCGVENVKSRAIPERLGFKLDGILRDEEWLYDHFHDIAVYSLLASEWKDIR; from the coding sequence ATGTTCACACTTCGAGTAGATGACGAAATTGAACTACAATTACTAGAAAAACATCATAAAGAAGAATTATATCAATTAATAGACCAAAACCGTAATCATTTACGAAAATGGCTTCCTTGGGTAGATGGGACAAAATCTGCTGATGCTTATGATGAGATTTTTCCGATGTGGTTAAAGAAATTTGCAGAGGGAGACGGTTTTGAAAGTGGTATACGTTACAAAGGAAAGCTTGTTGGGATGGTAGGTATTCATCCAGTGAGCTGGGGGAAGAGAGCGGCGAGTCTTGGGTATTACCTTGCAGAAGATGCTGGAGGAAAAGGCGTTATGACACGTAGCGTAAAGGCTGTGCTTCACTATGCATTTGAGAATTTAAAATTAAATAAAATGGAAATTAGATGCGGTGTTGAAAATGTGAAAAGCCGCGCTATTCCAGAGCGTTTAGGGTTTAAATTAGATGGTATTTTAAGAGATGAAGAATGGTTATATGATCATTTTCATGATATCGCTGTATATAGTTTATTAGCTTCAGAATGGAAAGATATTCGATGA
- a CDS encoding CamS family sex pheromone protein has product MKKMALSFAVVSLLLGACSNNSNTISKKDEVIQKDTKEKSMIPRTAVSKDYYRTVIPLKEQKVINTANIKTNSKLDLAEYENGLINIATQQFDTESHVLQLNQYIPEKLVDELVAKVEAPVLTNIIEQDYFGKQNSNELSLSGVMIGLAMSSSVSNEEAMSKGSEVAKQLIEAINKNDKYNKSPITFAIFKQESTSSLKNGTYIASATVQKNDMNLGNWSTIDEKSYSYPSDEFTQAHGEDNTKINNFAKEIKGFSNGDFIPVNAKVSYKKDQMDTLNMNIVIKYNGKTELMALTQLAAQGMLDKLPKDAKVQLQIKSESKIEAVIIKEKNSDKPFVSFL; this is encoded by the coding sequence ATGAAGAAAATGGCATTATCCTTCGCAGTCGTAAGTTTATTACTGGGAGCTTGTAGTAACAATAGTAATACGATTAGTAAGAAGGATGAAGTTATACAAAAAGATACAAAAGAAAAAAGTATGATTCCGAGAACTGCTGTTTCTAAAGATTATTATAGAACTGTTATTCCTTTAAAAGAACAAAAGGTTATTAATACAGCTAATATAAAAACAAATTCTAAATTAGATTTAGCAGAGTATGAAAATGGTTTAATAAATATTGCAACGCAGCAATTTGATACAGAGAGTCACGTACTGCAATTAAATCAGTATATTCCAGAGAAACTAGTTGATGAACTAGTTGCGAAAGTAGAAGCGCCAGTTTTGACGAATATTATAGAACAAGACTATTTTGGAAAACAGAATTCAAATGAATTAAGTTTATCTGGTGTTATGATTGGCTTAGCTATGTCTTCAAGTGTATCGAATGAAGAAGCTATGTCTAAAGGGTCTGAAGTTGCTAAACAACTTATTGAAGCTATTAACAAAAATGATAAATATAACAAATCTCCAATTACGTTTGCTATCTTTAAGCAAGAAAGTACAAGTTCTTTAAAAAATGGTACGTATATTGCTAGTGCTACTGTTCAAAAGAATGATATGAACCTTGGAAATTGGAGTACAATTGATGAAAAGTCGTATTCATATCCTTCTGATGAATTTACACAAGCACATGGAGAAGATAATACAAAAATAAATAACTTTGCTAAGGAAATAAAAGGTTTTTCTAATGGAGATTTTATTCCAGTCAATGCAAAAGTTTCTTATAAGAAAGATCAAATGGATACATTAAATATGAATATTGTTATTAAATATAACGGTAAAACAGAATTAATGGCTCTTACCCAATTGGCTGCTCAAGGTATGTTAGACAAATTGCCTAAAGATGCGAAAGTACAATTACAGATCAAGTCCGAGAGTAAAATTGAGGCCGTTATTATAAAAGAGAAAAACAGTGATAAACCGTTTGTTTCCTTCTTGTAA
- a CDS encoding DUF948 domain-containing protein: MQVLLYVSAAIIAVAFAVLVVYVCRTLLSVQKTLENVASTLEGLEKQMQGISVETEQLLHKTNALADDIQQKSQSLNKVVAGVDGIGTTIQSLNTKLRNVSDSVTDEIENNADKVAQVVQWSSAAIEVYNHYRASRQEKKVEKEERKLERIEKNAEKKEKRSRFRMRGES, encoded by the coding sequence ATGCAAGTTCTTTTATATGTAAGTGCGGCTATTATCGCGGTTGCTTTCGCAGTATTAGTTGTGTATGTATGCAGAACGTTGTTATCGGTTCAGAAGACGTTAGAAAACGTTGCAAGCACGTTAGAAGGTTTAGAAAAACAAATGCAAGGAATTAGCGTAGAGACAGAGCAATTATTACATAAAACGAATGCGTTAGCTGATGATATTCAACAGAAGTCACAGTCATTAAATAAAGTGGTAGCGGGTGTAGATGGGATTGGAACGACAATCCAATCTTTAAATACGAAGCTTCGTAATGTATCAGACTCTGTAACGGACGAAATTGAAAATAACGCTGATAAAGTAGCGCAAGTTGTACAGTGGAGCAGTGCGGCGATTGAAGTATACAATCATTACCGTGCGTCGAGACAAGAGAAGAAGGTTGAAAAAGAAGAGCGTAAATTAGAAAGAATTGAGAAAAACGCTGAAAAGAAAGAGAAGCGCTCTAGATTTCGTATGAGAGGTGAATCGTGA
- a CDS encoding GNAT family N-acetyltransferase codes for MNEKIRIIPYESTFQEEVVDLIVHIQQKEYNVPITKEEQPDLLEIETFYQKDHGNFWVALYDGKVVGTVALLDIENHQVALRKMFVQKEFRGKECGASYMLLQTAISWAEDKKLKDIYLGTTVKFLAAHRFYEKNGFQSVSIDELPKNFPVLQVDKKFYRYIVKKVI; via the coding sequence ATGAACGAGAAGATTCGTATTATTCCGTATGAAAGTACGTTTCAAGAGGAAGTAGTAGATCTTATCGTTCATATTCAGCAAAAAGAGTATAATGTTCCCATTACGAAAGAAGAGCAACCTGATTTACTTGAAATAGAAACATTCTATCAAAAGGATCACGGAAACTTTTGGGTAGCACTTTATGATGGGAAAGTAGTTGGAACAGTAGCTTTATTAGATATTGAGAATCATCAAGTAGCGCTAAGAAAAATGTTCGTACAAAAAGAGTTTCGTGGAAAAGAATGTGGCGCGTCATATATGTTGCTTCAAACAGCAATTTCATGGGCTGAGGATAAAAAGTTGAAAGATATTTATTTAGGAACAACAGTAAAATTTTTAGCGGCACATCGCTTTTATGAAAAGAATGGTTTTCAAAGTGTGAGTATAGATGAGTTGCCGAAAAACTTTCCAGTGTTACAGGTAGATAAGAAATTTTATAGGTACATTGTGAAAAAGGTCATCTAG
- a CDS encoding PH domain-containing protein yields the protein MNFPIQRSKSVVIFVCLTLAFMCIYPIVMLFTNKAHWMSVLIGMGLCFIVNVPLVWEVFIKKHKVENGVLKYGILNDDVVLKDIRVVRQVGKYLEITTNAYKVHMVAMPQDMNEFLALIEKENPHVKIEMVGKK from the coding sequence ATGAACTTTCCAATTCAAAGAAGTAAGTCAGTAGTCATTTTCGTTTGTCTTACGTTAGCTTTTATGTGTATATATCCAATTGTCATGCTTTTCACTAATAAAGCGCATTGGATGTCAGTGTTGATTGGGATGGGTTTATGCTTCATTGTAAATGTACCACTCGTTTGGGAAGTATTTATTAAAAAACATAAAGTAGAAAATGGCGTATTAAAGTACGGTATTCTAAATGATGATGTTGTATTAAAAGATATAAGAGTTGTTCGTCAAGTTGGAAAGTATCTTGAAATTACGACGAATGCATATAAAGTACATATGGTTGCGATGCCGCAAGATATGAATGAATTTTTGGCGCTTATCGAGAAAGAAAATCCACATGTGAAAATAGAAATGGTAGGGAAGAAATAA